The sequence GCGCGTGAGCTGCAAGAGCGGTTCACCATCGCCAACTCCACCGCGCAGAACGCCCTTCGCCTCCTCAAGAGCGAGGGGCTGATCTACGCCGTCAAGGGGCGCGGTGTCTTCGTCCGCACCGCCCCGACACCCGGCAAGAACTACAGCTCCAAGGTCGTCCAGCACCTCCAGCGCGAGGAGGTCGAACGCCAGGCCCACAGGGCTGCCGGCGAATTCGCACATCTCGCCGACGCCGAGCTCGAAGCGCTTGCCGACCAAATCCATGACGAGCTCAACCAGACCCGCACGGCCTACCAAGCAGCGGTCGAGAAGGGTCGGAAGATCACCCGCGAACTGGCCCGCCGTGGCCAACTCGCGCCACCACTCCACGACGGTCCCGCAGCCGCCCGCAAGGAACTCGAAGAGAGACTCGCCGACGCGAAGAAGCGCCGCCAGCAGGGCCCCTGACGGACAGGCTGACAGCTCGGCCCGTGGGTGAGCTGTTCAGAGTTTCTTTACTTGATCAAGGGCGTCCCGCTGACGCGGGCCGCCGCGCGCCGGCGGTCGGCGACCGCCGCCCGCTCCTGTCTGCCGCCCCGCTGGCGACGGCCGCCGACCAGTCGGCGCGCAGAGCCCGGGAGCGTAGCCGGACCACCAATCGGAAGCCCCGGTCCGACCCCTCAGCAGCAGGCTGGCCGGGCACCTGAGAGGCCGCCCGGCGGGCTCGCGCCGT comes from Streptomyces sp. Tu6071 and encodes:
- a CDS encoding GntR family transcriptional regulator; the protein is MRAAWSSTKLSSARELQERFTIANSTAQNALRLLKSEGLIYAVKGRGVFVRTAPTPGKNYSSKVVQHLQREEVERQAHRAAGEFAHLADAELEALADQIHDELNQTRTAYQAAVEKGRKITRELARRGQLAPPLHDGPAAARKELEERLADAKKRRQQGP